The sequence TTCGCCGTCCCTTTCTCCCCCCGGATGAGCACCCCACCAATGGACGGATAGATGATATTTGCGAGCAATGCATCTTTCATATCCTGCTGCCCGACTATGGCTGAAAAGGGGAATACAATTATCTCATCTTTCATACGTTATTTCCTGAAAACCCACATTTTACACACCATGCAGAGAGCCGCACCCAATTCTCAATGATACTATTTCTTTCATCAATAATAGCGTTAAAATCCGGTTTTTTCTGTGTATTGACCACATCCGGAAGAGTCTTCATCACCGAAATGGCCGCACTTTTCCCAGCCAGTTCAGGAATAAGTCCCCAGCTCACTTCATCTACAATATGGAGGAGGGAAGAGACCATTGCAACCACAGTGGGCGTTTTAGAGAAGTTACGAAGATTCCGGATAAATAGATCTCTTTTATTCTCACCCTCAAGGGAAGCAGCAACCTCCCAGTATTTCTTCTCATCTATCCCGAACCGATCAAGTCGAACCAGCATATCCCTCTGAGAATCCGGAGTCAGATTGGTCTGTTTTGCTAATGCTTCGGTCGTTGCATCAATGACACACCTGGCAACCAGTTCACCAAGTTTGGAATGTTTTCCAGCCCAGGTGATCACATGCGGACTTTCCAAATTCGAGATGACACAAATCTGGTCTGTCCCTGAACCGGTTGCAATGCCCGTAGAATATTTACTCGGGGCCATTAACTGCTGAATTGCGACAGTTTTTGCTTCAGTAGCGGTCATGATCACACGGGTCAGAGTATGAGCAGGAAGGCAGCAGTTGACAAGGATGATGGTATTAATGGTCCCACCAACATAGATCGTTTGTCCTTCTTCCTCATGCCATGAGGCAGGATCCCCTGCCCTCCCCCCGTTTACCTCAATTCCCGCCGTTACTATCGAGGTTACTTCCAGGTTCCGGAATGAACGCGTTGAAATCGCAGCATTCTTCATCTTTGCTGCGGTCATCATGGCTGCAGTGGTATCTGGGTCAAGACCAAGCCGACGGGAATGGATACCAATATAGGCCTCTACACTCCCTCCTTCAAGGTCATGGGAACAATGTCCCTTTGTGGGTTTTGGTTCATGGTTGAAGACAGATGTAAGATCTTCCTGGTACCCGCCATTCACATACGAGGTGGTTACTGCATTTCGCTTTCCAGGAAATCTGACAACAATAGAATTTTCATTCCGAAATACCTCCTCACCGCTGCTCGTTTTATAAATCATCTGCAGAGTTGTGCACTGATCAACCGAGTTATTTTCATTTTTTTCCAAAATTTTAACTCCAAAATTTTTTAGTCTTATCAATAATATTTGATAAAATTTTGTCGCTTATTGTAAAATTAATTTTCGTTTCAGACCAAAACCTCGATAGTC comes from Methanospirillum hungatei and encodes:
- a CDS encoding adenosylcobinamide amidohydrolase → MEKNENNSVDQCTTLQMIYKTSSGEEVFRNENSIVVRFPGKRNAVTTSYVNGGYQEDLTSVFNHEPKPTKGHCSHDLEGGSVEAYIGIHSRRLGLDPDTTAAMMTAAKMKNAAISTRSFRNLEVTSIVTAGIEVNGGRAGDPASWHEEEGQTIYVGGTINTIILVNCCLPAHTLTRVIMTATEAKTVAIQQLMAPSKYSTGIATGSGTDQICVISNLESPHVITWAGKHSKLGELVARCVIDATTEALAKQTNLTPDSQRDMLVRLDRFGIDEKKYWEVAASLEGENKRDLFIRNLRNFSKTPTVVAMVSSLLHIVDEVSWGLIPELAGKSAAISVMKTLPDVVNTQKKPDFNAIIDERNSIIENWVRLSAWCVKCGFSGNNV